A single window of Streptomyces xanthii DNA harbors:
- a CDS encoding ADP-ribosylglycohydrolase family protein has product MSQPAGPGPRFVPRAYINPRFEEDLQFNAVSSPPRYASRTERPVRYGAVADGQGTVTGYVWANDEDDAAGWIVRRDAGEKAAGDGTWALRLRDSKAAGRTPGEALRRLLDDGATPSGAHVIGSSIAWAPHVDALYALADVPRDRVRDAAAGALYGLALGDAMGRPLSALPLDGIRSAYGEWTAMELPWHDGESGTPGDPRQAAVPRARVSDQTQLALAVAEALAETAVRPPQTEAEARHSLTTRGALPAPPWVTPPAVATALRTHLVRWLASPDNDRGAGRTTVDACTALRDPGNPWQAATALESKGCGAVVRAAAVGLAPYLSAEQRSGIAQAQAALTHGHPTALAASDLAAHAVHLLAHGCEPGALLDRLRAHAAASRRTYRAEWLGDLAERAGADSPAAYAERGWDECLVALDAVGAALAPAERDREPARAVGGAWTADIVLAGALYACLVTDAHPRNTIRRAAHTSGASAATAALAGAFAGAGRGADRWPREWTEAIEYGERVRVLSGAWDRS; this is encoded by the coding sequence GTGAGTCAGCCGGCCGGTCCGGGCCCGCGTTTCGTGCCGCGCGCGTACATCAATCCGCGGTTCGAGGAAGACCTGCAGTTCAACGCCGTGAGCAGCCCCCCGCGCTACGCCTCGCGCACCGAACGGCCCGTGCGGTACGGCGCCGTCGCCGACGGGCAGGGCACGGTCACCGGGTACGTGTGGGCGAACGACGAGGACGACGCGGCGGGCTGGATCGTGCGCCGGGATGCCGGTGAGAAGGCCGCGGGCGACGGCACGTGGGCGCTGCGGCTGCGCGACTCCAAGGCGGCGGGCCGCACCCCGGGCGAGGCCCTGCGCCGTCTGCTCGACGACGGGGCCACGCCCTCCGGGGCGCACGTGATCGGCAGTTCGATCGCGTGGGCGCCGCACGTCGACGCCCTGTACGCGCTGGCGGACGTCCCGCGCGACCGGGTGCGCGACGCCGCCGCCGGCGCCCTGTACGGGCTCGCCCTCGGCGACGCGATGGGCCGCCCGCTCTCCGCGCTCCCCCTGGACGGCATCCGGTCCGCGTACGGCGAGTGGACCGCGATGGAACTCCCCTGGCACGACGGCGAGTCGGGGACTCCGGGCGACCCCCGGCAGGCGGCGGTGCCGCGGGCCCGGGTGTCGGACCAGACCCAGCTGGCCCTCGCCGTCGCCGAGGCCCTCGCCGAGACCGCCGTCCGCCCGCCCCAGACGGAGGCCGAGGCCCGGCACAGCCTCACCACGCGCGGGGCGCTGCCCGCGCCGCCGTGGGTGACGCCGCCCGCCGTCGCCACCGCGCTGCGCACGCATCTGGTGCGCTGGCTCGCCTCGCCGGACAACGACCGCGGCGCCGGCCGCACCACCGTCGACGCCTGTACGGCGCTGCGTGACCCGGGCAACCCCTGGCAGGCGGCGACCGCCCTGGAGTCCAAGGGCTGCGGCGCGGTCGTGCGGGCGGCGGCCGTCGGGCTCGCCCCGTACCTGAGCGCCGAGCAGCGCTCCGGCATCGCGCAGGCGCAGGCCGCGCTGACACACGGCCACCCGACCGCGCTCGCCGCGAGTGATCTGGCCGCGCACGCGGTGCACCTCCTGGCCCACGGCTGCGAACCCGGCGCCCTCCTGGACCGGCTGCGCGCCCACGCGGCCGCGTCCCGCCGTACGTACCGGGCGGAGTGGCTCGGCGACCTTGCCGAGCGCGCGGGGGCGGACAGCCCGGCAGCGTACGCGGAGCGCGGATGGGACGAGTGCCTCGTGGCGCTGGACGCGGTGGGCGCGGCGCTGGCCCCCGCGGAACGGGACCGGGAGCCGGCGCGGGCCGTCGGCGGTGCCTGGACGGCCGACATCGTCCTCGCGGGCGCGCTCTACGCCTGCCTCGTCACCGACGCACATCCCCGCAACACGATCCGCCGCGCCGCGCACACGTCCGGGGCCTCGGCGGCGACGGCGGCGCTGGCCGGGGCGTTCGCGGGGGCGGGGCGCGGGGCGGACCGCTGGCCGCGGGAGTGGACGGAGGCGATCGAGTACGGGGAGCGGGTGCGGGTGCTCAGCGGGGCCTGGGACCGTAGCTGA
- a CDS encoding SsgA family sporulation/cell division regulator gives MSRTGAGLEAWTSGSITQGAERHPCAVLLRYEADDPFVVTLTVSPGTAASPRTSSRWVISRDLLTAGLGGAVGIGAVSVLPGQNPDEPAHVTIRVQEQGAGRGTETLIRLGHAALMTYLERSHALQPFGTEPTEMALDRELARILGDGDGHA, from the coding sequence ATGAGCAGGACCGGCGCGGGGCTGGAGGCGTGGACGAGCGGATCGATCACTCAGGGCGCGGAGCGGCACCCTTGCGCGGTGCTGCTGCGGTACGAGGCCGACGATCCGTTCGTCGTGACGCTGACGGTGTCGCCCGGCACCGCCGCGAGCCCGAGGACGAGCTCCCGGTGGGTGATCTCCCGCGATCTGCTGACGGCGGGGTTAGGCGGCGCGGTCGGCATCGGAGCCGTATCGGTTCTGCCCGGGCAGAACCCCGACGAGCCGGCCCACGTGACGATCCGCGTGCAGGAGCAGGGCGCGGGACGGGGCACCGAGACGCTGATCCGGCTCGGCCACGCGGCCCTGATGACGTACCTGGAGCGCAGCCACGCGCTCCAGCCCTTCGGCACCGAGCCGACCGAGATGGCCCTCGACCGCGAACTCGCCCGCATCCTGGGCGACGGCGACGGCCACGCCTGA
- a CDS encoding PepSY domain-containing protein produces MKRSNRLARGRAVGVLCAVAASLSLLSACSSDDGDDTSSGTKQADRAAEQAAATASASASPRLSEDQAERRKLITATKVDWDKAAMTAEKEVSGGKLLEIELGDDDQGNPEWDAEVVASDGTSTDVRIDGVTGKVTKSEKDKDQDAGDKKENTDKLAAAEITSMKAAETATDRKKGTVTSVGLDDSDGGPTVWAVDVVTPATWVKTTFDIDAGNGKVLHENIDRD; encoded by the coding sequence GTGAAGCGGAGCAACCGCCTCGCCCGAGGGCGTGCCGTCGGCGTCCTGTGCGCCGTCGCCGCGTCGCTGTCCTTGCTGAGCGCCTGTTCGTCGGACGACGGGGACGACACCTCTTCGGGTACGAAGCAGGCGGACCGCGCGGCCGAGCAGGCGGCCGCGACCGCTTCCGCGTCTGCCTCGCCGCGGCTGAGCGAGGATCAGGCCGAGCGCAGGAAGCTGATCACCGCGACGAAGGTCGACTGGGACAAGGCGGCCATGACCGCCGAGAAGGAGGTCTCCGGCGGCAAGCTCCTGGAGATCGAGCTGGGCGACGACGACCAGGGGAATCCGGAGTGGGACGCGGAGGTCGTCGCGTCGGACGGCACGAGCACCGACGTACGGATCGACGGCGTCACCGGCAAGGTCACGAAGTCCGAGAAGGACAAGGACCAGGACGCGGGTGACAAGAAGGAGAACACCGACAAGCTCGCGGCGGCCGAGATCACGTCGATGAAGGCGGCCGAGACGGCCACGGACCGGAAGAAGGGCACGGTCACGTCGGTCGGCCTCGACGACTCCGACGGCGGGCCGACGGTCTGGGCGGTGGACGTGGTCACGCCGGCGACGTGGGTCAAGACGACCTTCGACATCGACGCCGGCAACGGCAAGGTGCTGCACGAGAACATCGACCGGGACTGA
- a CDS encoding PIG-L family deacetylase, with translation MPKLPAPRPGPAPAPASAPDADPVPSAARSLTRRGLLLGTSAVAATTALAACAPRATVPPPRTSVPSPASGRPAAQADRALLLQVLAHPDDDLYFMNPDTQQALAAGTPLVCVYVTAGEADGRNKTATDRDPAPDKAAYSAARHQGLRQSYATQLGLPLFTPWDQRVLRLPSGFRAELDVLEHGGRRVELVHLNLAMHTAAGHMGAPSLWRDPGLLLRTLVPEGSPLRAVQTYTHDSVVTVLAELFRRYRPTVVHTLDPDPDIQVSDRLTRIRDSEQPGYSDHADHTAVASFTWAALIRWARTAPGGPPPFVVTAYRGYYNHHWPKNLPPRLLDQKAAHLVPYGAAPDWSCGNPAGCGDYNVGGDRPLTNRKGWVRATHHRYPGPRLTLVRGAGGRATAYGVLGLRAVRYDEKPGGGFADPVDLGGGPLAPVLGSAPLPADRHLLFGLRLAELEGLGGPDVREIVALEPARRGAGAGTWTGLGNPESDPDRGRRIGVPVAVTARDGRVHLFVRNAGQGVSTRVRDTSGTWSPWKDLGGGPVQDGLTAVLGPGGRVHVYAPGRDTVHHWTPDGPAPLTGLPTPADAIAAADGRLYYRPPASDRLLSPGGPPVDFPGYGPVTATGPYLLGRATDGTVQLLHQGRLTRPAGLPPTLDTPSLTATGAAPTLAGLSFDARPWLWRPTQARA, from the coding sequence ATGCCCAAGCTTCCGGCGCCCCGGCCCGGCCCCGCGCCCGCGCCTGCATCGGCCCCCGACGCCGATCCCGTGCCCTCCGCCGCCCGTTCCCTGACCCGGCGCGGACTCCTGCTCGGCACCTCCGCCGTGGCCGCCACCACCGCCCTCGCCGCCTGCGCACCCCGCGCGACCGTGCCCCCGCCCCGCACCTCCGTCCCCTCCCCCGCCTCCGGCCGCCCCGCCGCGCAGGCGGACCGCGCCCTGCTGCTCCAGGTCCTCGCCCACCCCGACGACGACCTGTACTTCATGAACCCGGACACCCAGCAGGCCCTCGCCGCCGGCACCCCGCTCGTCTGCGTCTACGTCACCGCCGGCGAGGCCGACGGCCGGAACAAGACGGCGACCGACCGCGACCCCGCCCCCGACAAGGCCGCCTACTCCGCCGCCCGCCACCAGGGCCTGCGCCAGTCCTACGCGACCCAGCTCGGCCTCCCCCTCTTCACCCCCTGGGACCAGCGCGTCCTGCGCCTGCCCAGCGGCTTCCGCGCCGAGCTCGACGTCCTCGAACACGGGGGCCGCCGCGTCGAGCTGGTCCACCTGAACCTCGCCATGCACACCGCGGCGGGCCACATGGGCGCCCCGTCCCTCTGGCGCGACCCGGGCCTGCTCCTGCGCACCCTCGTCCCCGAGGGCTCCCCGCTGCGGGCCGTCCAGACGTACACCCACGACTCCGTCGTCACCGTCCTCGCGGAACTGTTCCGGCGCTACCGGCCGACCGTCGTGCACACCCTCGACCCGGACCCCGACATCCAGGTCAGCGACCGGCTCACCCGCATCCGCGACAGCGAGCAGCCCGGCTACTCCGACCACGCCGACCACACCGCCGTCGCCTCCTTCACCTGGGCGGCGCTGATCCGCTGGGCCCGGACCGCGCCGGGCGGCCCACCCCCGTTCGTCGTCACCGCCTACCGCGGCTACTACAACCACCACTGGCCGAAGAACCTCCCGCCGCGCCTGCTCGACCAGAAGGCCGCCCACCTCGTCCCGTACGGCGCGGCCCCCGACTGGTCCTGCGGCAACCCGGCCGGCTGCGGCGACTACAACGTCGGCGGCGACCGCCCCCTGACCAACCGCAAGGGCTGGGTCCGCGCCACCCACCACCGCTACCCGGGCCCGCGCCTCACGCTGGTGCGCGGCGCCGGCGGCCGGGCCACCGCGTACGGCGTCCTCGGCCTGCGCGCGGTCCGCTACGACGAGAAGCCGGGCGGCGGTTTCGCGGACCCGGTCGACCTCGGCGGCGGCCCGCTCGCCCCGGTGCTCGGCAGCGCCCCTCTCCCGGCCGACCGCCACCTGCTGTTCGGCCTGCGCCTGGCCGAGCTCGAAGGCCTGGGCGGGCCCGACGTACGGGAGATCGTGGCCCTGGAGCCCGCCCGGCGTGGCGCCGGCGCCGGCACCTGGACCGGCCTCGGCAACCCGGAGTCCGACCCCGACCGGGGCCGGCGCATCGGCGTCCCGGTGGCCGTCACCGCCCGCGACGGCAGGGTCCACCTCTTCGTCCGCAACGCCGGACAGGGCGTCAGCACCCGTGTCCGCGACACCTCCGGCACCTGGTCGCCTTGGAAGGACCTCGGCGGCGGCCCCGTCCAGGACGGCCTCACCGCGGTCCTCGGCCCCGGCGGCCGGGTCCACGTCTACGCGCCGGGCCGGGACACCGTCCACCACTGGACCCCGGACGGGCCCGCTCCGCTGACCGGCCTGCCCACCCCCGCCGACGCCATAGCCGCGGCGGACGGCCGCCTGTACTACCGTCCGCCCGCCTCCGACCGCCTCCTCTCCCCCGGCGGCCCGCCCGTCGACTTCCCCGGCTACGGCCCGGTCACCGCCACCGGCCCCTACCTCCTCGGCCGCGCCACGGACGGCACCGTCCAACTCCTCCACCAGGGCCGCCTCACCCGCCCCGCGGGCCTGCCACCGACCCTGGACACCCCGTCCCTGACCGCGACCGGGGCCGCCCCCACCCTCGCCGGACTCTCCTTCGACGCCCGCCCCTGGCTGTGGCGTCCCACCCAGGCCAGGGCCTGA
- the tuf gene encoding elongation factor Tu, which produces MAKAKFERTKPHVNIGTIGHIDHGKTTLTAAITKVLHDAYPDLNEASAFDQIDKAPEERQRGITISIAHVEYQTEARHYAHVDCPGHADYIKNMITGAAQMDGAILVVAATDGPMPQTKEHVLLARQVGVPYIVVALNKADMVDDEEILELVELEVRELLSEYEFPGDDVPVVKVSALKALEGDEEWGKSVLELMAAVDSAIPEPERDVDKPFLMPIEDVFTITGRGTVVTGRIERGVLKVNETVDIIGIKTEKTTTTVTGIEMFRKLLDEGQAGENVGLLLRGIKREDVERGQVIIKPGSVTPHTEFEAQAYILSKDEGGRHTPFFNNYRPQFYFRTTDVTGVVTLPEGTEMVMPGDNTEMKVELIQPVAMEEGLKFAIREGGRTVGAGQVTKINK; this is translated from the coding sequence GTGGCGAAGGCGAAGTTCGAGCGGACTAAGCCGCACGTCAACATCGGCACCATCGGTCACATCGACCACGGTAAGACGACCCTCACGGCCGCCATTACCAAGGTGCTGCACGACGCGTACCCGGACCTGAACGAGGCCTCGGCCTTCGACCAGATCGACAAGGCTCCCGAGGAGCGCCAGCGCGGTATCACGATCTCGATCGCGCACGTCGAGTACCAGACCGAGGCGCGTCACTACGCCCACGTCGACTGCCCCGGTCACGCGGACTACATCAAGAACATGATCACGGGTGCCGCGCAGATGGACGGCGCCATCCTCGTGGTCGCCGCCACCGACGGCCCGATGCCGCAGACCAAGGAGCACGTGCTCCTGGCCCGCCAGGTCGGCGTTCCGTACATCGTTGTCGCCCTGAACAAGGCCGACATGGTGGACGACGAGGAGATCCTGGAGCTCGTCGAGCTCGAGGTCCGTGAGCTCCTCTCCGAGTACGAGTTCCCGGGCGACGACGTTCCGGTCGTCAAGGTCTCGGCGCTCAAGGCGCTCGAGGGCGACGAGGAGTGGGGCAAGTCCGTCCTCGAGCTCATGGCCGCCGTCGACTCCGCCATCCCGGAGCCGGAGCGCGACGTCGACAAGCCGTTCCTCATGCCGATCGAGGACGTCTTCACGATCACCGGTCGTGGCACGGTCGTCACCGGTCGTATCGAGCGTGGTGTCCTGAAGGTCAACGAGACCGTCGACATCATCGGCATCAAGACCGAGAAGACCACCACCACGGTCACCGGCATCGAGATGTTCCGCAAGCTGCTCGACGAGGGCCAGGCCGGTGAGAACGTCGGTCTGCTGCTCCGCGGCATCAAGCGCGAGGACGTCGAGCGCGGCCAGGTCATCATCAAGCCGGGCTCGGTCACCCCGCACACCGAGTTCGAGGCGCAGGCGTACATCCTGTCGAAGGACGAGGGTGGCCGTCACACCCCGTTCTTCAACAACTACCGCCCGCAGTTCTACTTCCGTACGACGGACGTGACCGGCGTCGTGACCCTCCCCGAGGGCACCGAGATGGTCATGCCGGGTGACAACACCGAGATGAAGGTGGAGCTCATCCAGCCCGTCGCCATGGAGGAGGGCCTCAAGTTCGCCATCCGTGAGGGTGGCCGGACCGTCGGCGCCGGCCAGGTCACCAAGATCAACAAGTAA
- the fusA gene encoding elongation factor G, which produces MATTSLDLAKVRNIGIMAHIDAGKTTTTERILFYTGVSYKIGEVHDGAATMDWMEQEQERGITITSAATTCHWPLEDNDYTINIIDTPGHVDFTVEVERSLRVLDGAVTVFDGVAGVEPQSETVWRQADRYGVPRICFVNKLDRTGAEFHRCVDMIVDRLGATPLVMQLPIGAEADFQGVVDLVTMKAFVWSAEAAKGEAYDIVDIPATHTEAAQEYRGKLLEAVAENDEEMMELFLEGTEPTVEQLHAAVRRITIASGKGGDTTVTPVFCGTAFKNKGVQPLLDAVVRYLPTPLDVEAIEGHDVKDPEVVVKRKPSDDEPLAALAFKIMSDPHLGKLTFVRVYSGRLESGTSVLNSVKGKKERIGKIYRMHANKREEIESVGAGDIVAVMGLKQTTTGETLSDDKNPVILESMDFPAPVIQVAIEPKSKGDQEKLGVAIQRLSEEDPSFQVHSDEETGQTIIGGMGELHLEVLVDRMRREFKVEANVGKPQVAYRETIRQAVERVDYTHKKQTGGTGQFAKVQIAIEPIDSGDASYEFVNKVTGGRIPREYIPSVDAGAQEAMQFGILAGYEMTGVRVTLLDGAYHEVDSSELAFKIAGSQAFKEAARKAKPVLLEPMMAVEVTTPEDYMGEVIGDINSRRGQIQAMEERSGARVVKGLVPLSEMFGYVGDLRSKTSGRASYSMQFDSYAEVPRNVAEEIIAKAKGE; this is translated from the coding sequence ATGGCTACCACTTCGCTTGACCTGGCCAAGGTGCGCAACATCGGCATCATGGCCCACATCGACGCGGGCAAGACGACCACCACCGAGCGGATCCTGTTCTACACCGGCGTCTCGTACAAGATCGGTGAGGTCCACGACGGCGCTGCCACGATGGACTGGATGGAGCAGGAGCAGGAGCGTGGCATCACGATCACGTCCGCTGCCACCACCTGCCACTGGCCGCTCGAGGACAACGACTACACGATCAACATCATCGACACGCCTGGGCACGTCGACTTCACCGTCGAGGTGGAGCGCTCCCTGCGTGTTCTCGATGGTGCCGTGACGGTGTTCGACGGTGTCGCCGGCGTTGAGCCGCAGTCCGAGACGGTGTGGCGTCAGGCCGACCGTTACGGCGTGCCGCGCATCTGCTTCGTCAACAAGCTGGACCGCACCGGCGCCGAGTTCCACCGCTGCGTCGACATGATCGTCGACCGCCTCGGTGCGACCCCGCTGGTCATGCAGCTCCCCATCGGTGCCGAGGCCGACTTCCAGGGTGTCGTCGACCTCGTCACGATGAAGGCGTTCGTCTGGTCGGCCGAGGCCGCCAAGGGCGAGGCCTACGACATCGTCGACATCCCCGCCACGCACACCGAGGCTGCCCAGGAGTACCGGGGCAAGCTGCTCGAGGCCGTCGCGGAGAACGACGAGGAGATGATGGAGCTGTTCCTGGAGGGCACCGAGCCCACCGTGGAGCAGCTGCACGCCGCCGTGCGTCGCATCACCATCGCCTCCGGCAAGGGCGGCGACACCACCGTCACCCCCGTGTTCTGTGGCACCGCGTTCAAGAACAAGGGTGTTCAGCCCCTGCTCGACGCCGTCGTGCGCTACCTGCCGACCCCGCTCGACGTCGAGGCCATCGAGGGCCACGACGTCAAGGACCCCGAGGTCGTCGTCAAGCGCAAGCCGTCGGACGACGAGCCGCTGGCCGCCCTCGCGTTCAAGATCATGAGCGACCCGCACCTGGGCAAGCTCACCTTCGTCCGGGTCTACTCGGGCCGCCTGGAGTCCGGCACCTCGGTGCTGAACTCGGTCAAGGGCAAGAAGGAGCGCATCGGCAAGATCTACCGCATGCACGCGAACAAGCGTGAGGAGATCGAGTCGGTGGGCGCGGGCGACATCGTCGCCGTCATGGGTCTGAAGCAGACCACGACGGGTGAGACGCTGTCCGACGACAAGAACCCGGTCATCCTGGAGTCCATGGACTTCCCGGCGCCGGTCATTCAGGTCGCCATCGAGCCCAAGTCCAAGGGTGACCAGGAGAAGCTGGGTGTCGCCATCCAGCGTCTCTCGGAGGAGGACCCCTCCTTCCAGGTCCACTCGGACGAGGAGACGGGCCAGACCATCATCGGTGGTATGGGCGAGCTGCACCTCGAGGTGCTGGTCGACCGTATGCGCCGTGAGTTCAAGGTCGAGGCCAACGTCGGCAAGCCGCAGGTCGCTTACCGCGAGACGATCCGTCAGGCCGTCGAGCGCGTGGACTACACCCACAAGAAGCAGACCGGTGGTACGGGTCAGTTCGCCAAGGTGCAGATCGCGATCGAGCCGATCGACAGTGGCGACGCCTCGTACGAGTTCGTGAACAAGGTCACCGGTGGCCGCATCCCCCGGGAGTACATCCCGTCGGTGGACGCGGGTGCGCAGGAGGCCATGCAGTTCGGCATCCTGGCCGGCTACGAGATGACGGGCGTCCGCGTCACGCTTCTCGACGGTGCCTACCACGAGGTCGACTCCTCCGAGCTCGCCTTCAAGATCGCCGGCTCGCAGGCCTTCAAGGAGGCCGCGCGCAAGGCCAAGCCCGTGCTGCTCGAGCCGATGATGGCCGTCGAGGTCACCACGCCCGAGGACTACATGGGTGAGGTCATCGGCGACATCAACTCCCGCCGTGGCCAGATCCAGGCCATGGAGGAGCGCAGCGGCGCTCGCGTCGTGAAGGGCCTCGTGCCGCTTTCGGAGATGTTCGGCTACGTCGGCGACCTCCGCAGCAAGACGTCGGGTCGCGCGAGCTACTCGATGCAGTTCGACTCCTACGCCGAGGTTCCGCGGAACGTCGCCGAGGAGATCATCGCGAAGGCCAAGGGCGAGTAA
- the rpsG gene encoding 30S ribosomal protein S7, producing MPRKGPAPKRPVIIDPVYGSPLVTSLINKVLLNGKRSTAERIVYGAMEGLREKSGNDPVITLKRALENIKPTLEVKSRRVGGATYQVPVEVKPGRANTLALRWLVGYSRARREKTMTERLMNELLDASNGLGAAVKKREDTHKMAESNKAFAHYRW from the coding sequence ATGCCTCGTAAGGGCCCCGCCCCGAAGCGCCCGGTCATCATCGACCCGGTCTACGGTTCTCCTCTGGTGACCTCCCTCATCAACAAGGTGCTGCTGAACGGCAAGCGCTCCACCGCCGAGCGCATCGTGTACGGCGCCATGGAGGGCCTGCGTGAGAAGTCGGGCAACGACCCGGTCATCACGCTGAAGCGCGCGCTCGAGAACATCAAGCCGACCCTCGAGGTCAAGTCCCGCCGTGTCGGTGGCGCGACCTACCAGGTTCCGGTTGAGGTCAAGCCCGGCCGCGCCAACACCCTCGCGCTCCGCTGGCTCGTCGGCTACTCCCGCGCCCGTCGCGAGAAGACGATGACCGAGCGTCTGATGAACGAGCTGCTCGACGCCTCCAACGGCCTCGGCGCTGCCGTGAAGAAGCGCGAGGACACGCACAAGATGGCCGAGTCCAACAAGGCCTTCGCGCACTACCGCTGGTAG
- the rpsL gene encoding 30S ribosomal protein S12, whose amino-acid sequence MPTIQQLVRKGRQDKVEKNKTPALEGSPQRRGVCTRVFTTTPKKPNSALRKVARVRLTSGIEVTAYIPGEGHNLQEHSIVLVRGGRVKDLPGVRYKIIRGSLDTQGVKNRKQARSRYGAKKEK is encoded by the coding sequence GTGCCTACGATCCAGCAGCTGGTCCGGAAGGGCCGGCAGGACAAGGTCGAGAAGAACAAGACGCCCGCACTCGAGGGTTCGCCCCAGCGTCGTGGTGTCTGCACGCGTGTGTTCACGACCACCCCGAAGAAGCCGAACTCGGCCCTGCGTAAGGTCGCGCGTGTGCGTCTGACCAGCGGCATCGAGGTCACTGCTTACATTCCGGGTGAGGGACACAACCTGCAGGAGCACTCCATCGTGCTCGTGCGCGGCGGCCGTGTGAAGGACCTGCCTGGTGTTCGCTACAAGATCATCCGCGGTTCGCTCGACACCCAGGGTGTCAAGAACCGCAAGCAGGCCCGCAGCCGCTACGGCGCCAAGAAGGAGAAGTAA
- a CDS encoding DUF1707 and DUF4190 domain-containing protein, producing MLAAHADRERAVDVLRAGFAEGRLPQGEYEKRVERAYQARTVGELSVLVADLPQGPVPQQQMAVPVAPPVPRTFMPAPYLPPPTNGKAIGAMSCGVATFFSMGLSGIPAVILGHMARKEIRERGEQGDGMAVAGIVLGWLSIAGWALFILLMVVASTSGA from the coding sequence ATGCTGGCCGCGCACGCCGATCGGGAGCGCGCGGTGGACGTGCTGCGCGCGGGGTTCGCCGAGGGGCGGCTGCCGCAGGGGGAGTACGAGAAGCGGGTCGAGCGGGCCTATCAGGCGCGTACGGTGGGCGAGCTGAGCGTCCTGGTCGCGGACCTGCCGCAGGGGCCCGTACCGCAGCAGCAGATGGCCGTGCCGGTGGCGCCGCCCGTGCCGCGGACGTTCATGCCGGCGCCGTACCTGCCGCCGCCGACCAACGGCAAGGCGATCGGTGCGATGTCGTGCGGGGTCGCGACGTTCTTCTCCATGGGCCTGTCCGGGATCCCGGCGGTCATCCTGGGACATATGGCCCGCAAGGAGATCCGGGAGCGCGGGGAGCAGGGCGACGGCATGGCGGTCGCTGGGATCGTGCTGGGCTGGCTGTCGATCGCGGGGTGGGCGCTGTTCATCCTGCTCATGGTCGTGGCCTCGACCAGTGGCGCCTGA